Within the Gordonia westfalica genome, the region GCTGGCCGTCCACCTGCGCGCCGGCCGGGACGTGGTCCTTCTCGCCGAGGGCGACCCGCTCTTCTACAGCTCCTACATGCACATGCACAAACGACTCTCGCCGCACTTCGACGCGGAGATCGTGCCCGGCGTGACCTCGGTGAGCGCGGCGTCGGCCGCCACCGGTGTGCCCCTCGTCGAGGGCGACGAGACGCTCACGGTGGTGCCGGGCACGGCCGCGACCGAGGAGTTGCTGTTCCGGTTCCGTTCGGCCGACGCCGTCGTGGTGATGAAGCTGGGCCGCACCTTCGAACGGGTGCGAGAAGCATTGCGGGAAGCCGGCCGACTCGACGAGGCCTTCTATGTCGAACGGGCCTCGACCACCGTCGAACGGGTGCTGCCCGCCGCCGAGGTGAATCCCGCTGAGGTGCCGTACTTCTCGATCCTCGTGGTTCCCGGTCGACGCAACAACCCACGCTTCGAGCCGAAGCCGGTACCGGGCGAGTTGGTGATCGTGGGCCTCGGACCGGGCCACGACAGTTGGACGACGCCCGAGGTGCGCGCCGAACTGGCCAGGGCCACCGATCTCGTCGGCTACACCACCTACCTCAAGCGGGTGACGCCGCGACCCGGTCAGCGCGTCCACGCGAGCGACAACCGGGTCGAGTCCGAGCGTGCCGAATTCGCACTCGATCTCGCCCGACGCGGTGCGCGCGTGGCGGTCGTGTCCTCCGGCGATCCCGGCGTGTTCGCGATGGCGGCCGCGGTGACCGAGGTGGCCGCCGAACCCCAGTGGCACGACGTACCGGTGCGCGTGGTCCCGGGTGTCACGGCTGCCACCGCGGTGGCGGCGGCGGTCGGTGCTCCCCTGGGACATGACTTCGCGGTCATCTCGCTGTCGGACCGGCTCAAGCCCTGGTCGGTGATCGAACGCCGTATCAAGGCCGCCCTGGCCG harbors:
- a CDS encoding precorrin-2 C(20)-methyltransferase; translation: MSAVDNETTRQETGGGKLWGIGLGPGDSELMTVKAARVISTADVVAYHCARHGNSIARSVAEPYLRDGQTEERLMYPVTTETTDHPGGYQGALDDFYAESAERLAVHLRAGRDVVLLAEGDPLFYSSYMHMHKRLSPHFDAEIVPGVTSVSAASAATGVPLVEGDETLTVVPGTAATEELLFRFRSADAVVVMKLGRTFERVREALREAGRLDEAFYVERASTTVERVLPAAEVNPAEVPYFSILVVPGRRNNPRFEPKPVPGELVIVGLGPGHDSWTTPEVRAELARATDLVGYTTYLKRVTPRPGQRVHASDNRVESERAEFALDLARRGARVAVVSSGDPGVFAMAAAVTEVAAEPQWHDVPVRVVPGVTAATAVAAAVGAPLGHDFAVISLSDRLKPWSVIERRIKAALAADLVIAIYNPGSASRSWQVGALKHTLLQTVSPDRVLVLGRDVGGPEQTLTTTTVGEFDPEVVDMRTLLIIGSSATRMVQRAAGSLVFTPRRHTPAEDAEQVTGQASAEQPLEPSLGAGDV